One window from the genome of [Clostridium] celerecrescens 18A encodes:
- a CDS encoding metal-dependent transcriptional regulator, which translates to MAQTDNFYTLKGYSLLEHTQITSSMEDYLEMICRIHRGGQPIRIKELAECLHVKPSSASKMVGNLRKQGLVCFEKYGTVSLTEDGLELGEYLLFRHEVLRRFFCYINQNSNELEQVEKVEHFIEPKTVYNIEKWLDKFT; encoded by the coding sequence ATGGCCCAAACCGATAATTTCTATACCCTGAAGGGTTACTCCCTCTTGGAGCATACGCAAATCACCTCCTCCATGGAAGATTATCTGGAAATGATATGCAGGATCCATCGTGGCGGCCAGCCTATCCGCATCAAGGAGCTGGCGGAATGCCTGCATGTAAAACCTTCCTCCGCATCAAAAATGGTGGGAAACTTAAGGAAGCAGGGACTGGTATGCTTTGAGAAATACGGCACCGTTTCCCTGACCGAGGACGGCTTAGAGCTGGGAGAATATTTATTATTCCGCCACGAAGTCCTCCGCCGTTTTTTCTGCTACATCAATCAAAATTCCAATGAGTTAGAGCAGGTGGAAAAGGTGGAACATTTCATTGAGCCGAAAACTGTGTATAATATTGAAAAATGGCTGGATAAGTTTACATAG